The Nematostella vectensis chromosome 6, jaNemVect1.1, whole genome shotgun sequence region ACACACAGCGCCGGGCTCCCATCCTTGGTTCGAGCGCTACATCCGTGTCTTCTGCCGAGAGATATTTCTGGATAAGGCCTCTGATCGTCAAGAAAAGCTCTTTTGGTTAACGTCAATTCTCAAGCCATGGCCTATTGTTTGCAAAGCCCGTCTTCTCTATATCATCTATGGTCCGGTGTTTAATGAAAGTGGTAAGAGAAATGCTTAAGCTGTGAGAGGCTATGGTggacagcagcaacaacaatgaTTATAAGCAATATCAGCAACAAAAGCGGTaacgaaaaaaaacccagttaAAACAACTTGGGAGAACGTTTTTCTTTGGCACAGAAAAAAAGGCGATGATCCTTTGGCTATCGCATATCGCGcatttgccccccccccccccttggtggCCTGCGCCGGATAAAATatacttttattatttatttttattaaatgaGAGGATTATTTAAGTCTTTTACACAGTTAAAAGCCCGGGGAGGATGGGGACTCCCATCAAAAAATTGTGGAAATTGTCtgcaaaatcgattttaacaCTAAAGGATGGCATTTTGgttgtggtcaacagaaattattacccctaagagatagcaaactGGGTGTGgtagaaggaatttttaaccctaagagcagaatcgaaaaaaaacgttaaacaCCCCCTTTAGAAATAGCAGTcggtcgaattttataccctaaaagatatcaaaatcagaaaaatccttcaacatcCCCTATAAGGTATAGCAGTTCACCGCCGTCTACTCTTATTTCTGAGGAGTgttctcaccccccccccccccagaattAGAAGTAGAAGTATTAGTTGCTTTGATGATATCGTTAAACTGTCGTGTTTTTCAAATCTTTTCAGGATTCATTAACTGGGATATTATGACAACGTGCCCAACGTTCTACGGCGTCGAGGATGCAGTTTTGCGTGAGCTGTCAGAAGCTTTGGAGATACTGGACACCGAGCATTCTTCCAAATGGAACGAGGACGATCTTGTTAGTGTAATCGAAGAGCTCACAGGTATGATTATCAAGGCTTGCAGCGAGGATACTGAGAGGAGTTGGCggaatgtgtgtgtgtgcgtggggggggggggctgtttgtgtgtgtgggaCTCTTTAATTGGAGCAAAAATTCCTCGAGGTTCTTGGAACTTTAATATTTTGCGCGCATTGATTTTAGTGCACCACTAATTTCTCGCCTTTTCGCAAGTTTTTACgcacagcatttttttttcaatgtttgGAGCAGTTTAAAGGTTCAGAAAAGAAGCTGATTCACCTCTCTGGTTTACTTTATCTTAGCAATACCCAGTGACTGGTGCCTGGAGAACATCGCAAAGATGCTGAAACTATGTGGCGATTCTATATCATTTGCTGTACTTGGAAGCAAGGCTGTAAATGGTAGAGTCCACGAGCTGTCCTACCTCGGATATTACACTGCGCAGGTAATTTATATGTTACAAGACGTTTCACAGGTTTTTAGGGCTATGGATAATCGCTATATtacttttcatattttttatcttgagtgaacggaaggcctaaacttttgtttgtcttttttaAGATGATTTATATCTTGTTTTTagttgattatttcttttgcCTAGTGTTTTGTTTGAACCTACTCTTATCATTTTTGTAGGATGGATAAAATTTCACAGAGATGCAAGTGGATTAAATTCTCCCTGAATTCTCTCTCAATAGGCTGCTGGTCATGACGATATGGTGAATGGAAAAGGACGCAAGATAGAGAGTTTCATGTCCCTCATCAAACGTTTGTTAGCTACAATGCCTGGCTACAAGAACAAAATATCGTTTGCAACATCCTTGTTCAACGTGTGGGAAGAGAATGTCCTCACACTAGCGGAGGAGATGCAAATCGCTGGCGCAGGTAAACTGGGTAAATGGAAAAGTTCTGAGAGCAGAGTCCAGAGTAGTAATTCACAGACCACGGGTCaatcacaggcttaccatcctCCCGCTGGTACCAAAATAAAGGTCGAATGAAATCTCATAAATTCTATCGGACTCCATCTGGAAACGCGCCTTTAAAGTACAGTCAGAGTCACATAACCATAACCTTGTTTTACACTCTTATAGTTAAGCATGTAGACATGTATATAAGGGGTGGCATGGGCTCAACGATGTTAACACACAATTCCGGTGTTGAAGATGCGGAACacttaaggttggttctcacttagACATAAGCGCAAGTGCAGCGCACGTAATTTTCAGATTCTCACTggaacgcaagcgcaagagcAAGCGCaattgcttgattttcttgcgcttgtgtttgaccgattctcacttgtgttgcgcttccgcTTGCGCTTccgtttttaaaaaaataatatttgtctCTTTAGGTCGTGATGAATCGCCggaagaacaagaacaagctCTCATATCCACCGTGCATAGTCTTTCTCGGGTGGCGGCATTCTTGCTAAAAGACTCTATACTTTAGTGCACATATTTTGGTTGTGTATGTACAATTCTTTCCATCGGGAGGATAGTCTCGTCCGCGCTAGTTGTAATGGTTCTTTCTCAGCAATATGTGAATTTATTTCTGATATTTTATGATCTTGAAGGTATTTATATTATGCAAACCTATCTTATTATCTTTGAAAgttgaacaacaacaacatgcaGTTGACCGTTATGTAGGGACGTTAGCTCTATTATACTCGCCCTTGCTTCGAGAACGAATTCCCCGGTTTTATCAGGGTCATAAAACTCTCggtattttttttgaaaatttaacCCTATCCCCCCTTTGTATATTTTAAGTAGTACGGTACCGGATGCTGAcggaccccctccccccgcatTTTTATGTCAAGTGACCCGGATGATGTCGTCCTTGTTATTTACATTCTGCAATTttatacaatacaccaaaaactggaattcgactctgccaaatttttgtttttaataagacttcttcagggcagacccttccagtttttggtgtattgtattcattgttctggtacgagatcgctacagtttgggctttttgattctatcaGCAATTTTATACAGTATATATAACCTATTCTATCTATATCACAACCACAAGACATATATCTATGTCTTGTGGCTGTGAAGAAAGAATGtgtaaattattataattattatttgtatttttccttacaaaataaaatgaaaattaatGGTTGCATTGGGAATAAATGTCATGATGCCGTAAAATCTGAAATTTAGTTCGCAAATCATATACAACTTACAGGCTACAGAAAAAGGGATTTTTCGTCTTGTTTTACTTCTTCatttatccccccccccccccccccccccgacatCAGTAAATCACTCAATTCCAGAGTTGAATTCCAGAGCATGAAATCGTGTTGGCATGAACAGATGAAAGCGTATACAGGGaaagataaaataagaaaaatgcgTTTTTTATAATTCATTTTTATCATGCTTCGTTTCTTTGTTTCTACAGAAATTAAGTAAAAAATATTAGAAAATGGCATAGAATAAAAAATCGAAATGTTACTATCCCAATTAAGATGCGTCAGCATTCAGGAAATTTAAAGCAAAATCGAGAGAATCCCGACAAAATCTTGATATGTGGATACTGTGAGTCTGGCGACTGGAAAATACTGCAATCAAGGAATGCACTTTCTCTCttcgatattttttatgtttattctttttattctAAAAGGTTTATCAGACACAAAGAgctttttcaaaatatatatttttaactcTTATCTTTATCAGAAAATGTAACCTCAATGTAACCTCATCAACCACAGGAAGTCCCTCTTGATAAGGGGAGGACTGGATTAAGGGGAGGGGTCATATTTTATTTGCGCGGTCACCTAGCTCTATATTTTTTGTGTATCGTACATCCGGTTCTTTCGCAAGGCCCATAAAAAGCGGAAAGACGCATGCATTTAGACGAACACGATTACCCTTAGGTGATTTTCCACGTTTGTGATTAAATATCTGCCTTGGGGCTCAAAGATGGGAGCTAGCACCTCCAAATCTCCTTCTCCACTCGAACCTCAAGACGACTTCACGAAGATTGACAACTATACTGGAAGTTATAAGGATGGCAAGAGGCACGGATATGGGGTGTATTATTTTGCAAATGGGGATATTTATGACGGCCAGTGGAGGAAGGGACGAAAGGAAGGCTATGGAAAATATGTATTCGCTAAGGGAGAAAGGTACAGACATATCTATGTTGTTTTGGATATGGACTGTTAATCAAGTAAATCATCGAATGCATGACTTGACAGCTAGGCGAGTGAAATACTTCTTGGGCAGTTATTAGCCGTTCTGTTagcaattaaaatatttgggTGAATATTATTCGTGAAATGTGCTGCATTTTGTCTGAAATATTAACTTGAAGGTGGAATACATAAAAGTACATAGTTTTATTACCATACCACGGTACAtgtataattatttatttatgacCTACAAATTGAGCACTTTAATAATACGTAGTCGTGGCTTTGTGTACGTAATTTGAATGTCATCATACCTGTCACTTGAGTCTTTGTGgataatttttaattaatttttagattttatttatttattatttttgttatatttattgacAAATTATTAAACAGGACATAGCCTGTTTGAAAGCTGAATGAGGGCCTTTACGATAAAAGTGTTGGTTATTGATTTATTAATGTgtgtatgtctttttttttcaacagtaATATTGGCTGGTTTTACAGGGATGAATATGTTGGCAAAGAGCCAAATAAAAAGCTTAGACGGAAaatgaaaaagagaaatatgtCTATTGATGAGGAGGGACCAGATCCGATACCTAGGGAGTGAGTAATCCCTTAGTGACCTTACACCAGACACATAGCACAGTACTTTTATCTTTCTTCTCTAGAATTACATCTGATCATGTTTCACATTTAGTGAAGATGACAGTAAGGGTAGGACtgagtgataatgatagtatGGGCAGGTTCAAGGATGACGTCAACTGGGGCAGGGGAGTGGCTGCCTTTCCATAAATTAGGGAGCTGCAAGGGGGAAATCCCCTAAAACTTAAGTTGCAGTAGTGGTATTGCAACAGACATTCTGCAGTAAATCTGAAAATTGTAGAATTCCAACGGCCTTCAAATTCTAAACATTTTCCTTAGTTAGCCTTGTTACCTCTTCTTTTGCCTCTCAGtttctacttttttttcagCAGTTCATGAGATGaatataaattttaaaaagacaGTTCTTGAAAATTGCAAATCAATGGCCTGttgtttttctaaaaaaatggtCTAAAGgactaaaagagcctggggcaaGCACACAGGACACCTGGGTCGTTCTAAAATGATAGGGtctggacctaatttttcaaaatggctgctAAATCATAGTAAACACAAATTCCTGCAGAGTgttcaaaaaaatattttatttgagTGAGtctctggaaaaaaaattcttcatGACTAAAGCCAAGGCAAGGTAAACATGAGAATATCCTTCACAGCTGTGAAAACATGGCTTCCTGGATATGATATTTAATTGGACTTGTTAAGGTACAGGGGcggcggaaggggaggggcaggggggtCAGCCCCCCACTCTTAAAAGTGAGGGGGCAGCACCCCCCCCACTTTTCTGAGCGGatgtttctttttatatgaacgtttttttaaaccaacaaCGGGTTTCAAGCAGTGCATATGCAACCAtgaacaaatttgttgaacagtttaaaatcctgTGCATAAAAAggttaccccccccccccccaacttcCTCCCCCCCAACTTATGGGACTGCTCAGCCGCCCCTGAAGTAGCCAACACACAACCCCCACCCCAAATCTTAGGCCTGGTCTTGGCCCTTCTTGTGTGGCTCAGCTCCATTATAAACACTGGCACAGCCTCTCTTGTTGTGGACCCCCACCTGATTTCttacacacttttttttattaaactttGAGATTTTTATCCTATACATTTCAGCTCTTCTCTTGTCCACACGGAAACTACAAACATCCAAGGTGCTGACTCTGATAAAGAAGATGATTCCATTCCCAAATTGAAAGACCCTACTGGACTAGATTTTCGTAGAGCAGAGAGTGTAAGGCGGCAAAAGTTCTACAGAGCAAAATACAATATCCCAGATAAAAACTCACCTGGAAATGGATGTGAGGCAAGAGACTCAGTACGTGCAAAATGGGGCCTATCTCGTAGCAAACCAAACTCCAATGCTTCATTCAAGGACAAAAGCAAAACCTATGCTAAAGACCCGAAATTACTTACAGCAGAGGAAGAAGCGGAGGAACGtcgcaaaagcaaaaggtTACGCGAGTCAATTAGAGCAAAATACAAATTGCGTTCATAAATACTTATAAAAGATTCCTCAGTTAGCTTCCCTTTAGGGCAATTACTGGTGTGTACCTAGGATTTACTAAGGTCGTGGCAATATAACATATATTCCATATTCACAAGCTCCATAATTTGTCAGTTCTTCCATAAGAAAATATCACTTTTTGGTTGTAAGGGCACAATACAAAGACATAATAAAGCTGAGGGGCATGTCCATGCCcactactggtcatttctttaGAAGTGAAGCAGGAAAAGAAAACTTGGAAGTGGGGACATAGCTCCGCTTGCCCCTACAGGTGTCACAACCCTGAATGAAGGGTGCAAGTCCCCTGGGACCACTACTTGCCTAACTTGTCATGCCAGTTTGATGAAATTCTTTGAAATCTTAgataatataaatatttgttgTCCATATCTTTAGGGTGCAgcattataataaataaaatcttaaAGGATTATATTTTTAGATGAGCTTTTTGTTGTGTATTCCTGACGgttcataaagaaaattatataaaaaagtaaataaaagcCCTAAATAGCCTGCGTTGACAGCCAAACTTTATTACCCCAGCATTAAAAATTGTGCACAATTATTAGGATTGGCTAATTGTCCCAAGAAATATTAATTTTCTTACCAGATTTATTTAAGCCATCTCAAATTCTCAGATTTTAGAGATTCAACTTATTCTTGTTCtttgaaatatataaaagCAACTTCTTATTTTCAAAACGGCCTTCTCGCCATCTCAGAATTTTTCAGGTTgaccataataataataataataatgataataataataataataataataataataataataataataataataataataataataataataataataataatagtagtaataatagtagtaataataataataataataataataataataataataataatagtagtaataatagtagtaataataataataataataataataataataataataataataataataataataataatacttgaTTTTTATAGCGCCATTGCCTAAAGCTCAATGGCGTTTAACATTATCGAAAGATAGAAATTATGATAATTTACAATTTGAAAATTAATCGTAACAAAGTTAAAAGAGTTAAGatgttaaaaagaaaattattcaTAACATAATTTAAGTGGGTTTTGATATTGTTCTTAAAAATGGCCAATGAGCTGCTTTGGCAAATAGTGTCTGGCAAAGCATTCCAGAGTCTGAGTGCAGCATATGAAAAAAGATCTATGTCCATATTTAGTTTAGCTGAAGGTTgttttaatagattttttGAGGCAGACCTTAGGCTTCTTGTGGGTTAATTGTCCATTGGCCACCCCTAAATATTACTGTATGTctataattttattaaaattttggGGGGTGATCACCCTTGTGTCCCCATTCTGGGCCAATAACATAATCATATTATAAAAAATGGATTACAGAGTATGGAATATTTAAAACCCAAATTAATGGGATAAGCACTATTTTCTTCCTCCATCTTGTTTGTCATGATATCAGTACCGGTAGTTGTTTTATCGAAAGCAGAATATAAGCAAATGAAGTGCAAAATGACATGTCAGAATTCGGGGATTTAGCTGTGATTTACCTGGTAGAGGAATTTGGGGAGGTGAAGCAGACACATTATGCAAAAAGTATAATCTATGTTTTGGGGTTGATGTGCCTGAAGTTTGAAAATATGATATGTAAACATTTCTCTGATACACTATACAGCTAAATATAAGATGTggaattatattttattaaattaaaggattcaaaagaaaaaaaataaagaatgaaAGTATGCAACACAGAATTTATTTTTGTCTCTAAAACCTCAAgtttgtttgaatttgaatACAtgagggggaaggaggaagAAGCTGTTTTGAGCTGTCGAGAAAAGTTTGGCAAACTGTGCCACTGGAACTAGTCGGGACCGTGTTTGTCATCCATTCTAGTATAATATAATCGCACTAATGGTCTATCATTCTGATCGGTTGACCTGTTAGTAGGCAATAATTTATAAAAGTGCCAGACTtgtaagcaaaaaaaaaagttaaattaCCAGACTATTATTTTGGCTATACAACTTGACCTGCTAACAGACATAGAAAAAATTTGGGGGAGGAATAATAGAAGGGATAGAAAACTAAAGGGGGGTGACTATGGCATGCGTTATCATACTTTGAATAACAGCTTGTTGAGGTAGAAAATACCTATACTTGTCACGTGGCGATGTCGGCAATTTCGGCACTACTTTTTCGTTTCATGTTTTAGGTTTCATGTATATATCCTACAGCCCTTGCATACTTCAATACAAGCGATCTCATTGGACTAAAGCCCTTGCAATTATTACAAGCGATTTCATTGGACTAAAGACACAAAGACGTCCATATATGCTAGCTTTCCGAAGGGCAAACGTGGGGTTTCGTTCTCGCTGAGATTTCTACCAGCAAAAAGAACCAGAAGTCCCACAACCGTTTATGTTTAACAGGTAAACGTTCAAATTTGTGAATTAACTTTTTGCATTCCAATATTCGCGAACACAAACAGTTCTAAGTGTGTGAAAACTCGCGACTTTAAGTTACATACTTAGGTTCGTGAGAGAGTGTTCAATGGAGGTGACCTGTTCTTCCGTGGTTTATTCCTTTAAAATGCGCTGGCTAGTTACCAATGTCTAGTAATAAAGTAATATATACGTTGTTTGTCTCTTCAACAGAATGCAAGTGTTTACAGATTGTGTTTTCTACGCTCTACCAGCCAATTATTCTCTCACATCAAACCGATCAATCGAAGCGGCGCCAGAACTTCTGGCAGAAGGGCTGATGCGATGCACCGTAGATTCGGTATAACCACCGAGTCTTGCGACTAAAGAATGGTAAGCTTAACTTTTTTGATGCTTTTTTGATATTAAGTGCGTTTGATTTTTCGTAAAtgtatcacttgccattatttTCGTAATGAAATCCATGGATAAACGCGACAAAATCGTCTTTAAAACAAACGGGAATTCACCCGGTATTTAAGTTTAGTAACTAAGGGATATCACAACTTTCCTTTCCTCCCACTGTGGGACGTTCCTCACAAATGGAAATGGAATGATATCTGTAACGTTGTCGTAGGAGACTTTACAAGGCAAGAAAGAGAACTAAAGGTTTAGGTTATTTCTGAGCTCCTATTACTGTTTTAATCTGTGTGCTCCTACACCCCGAACTGCGGGTCCTATTACAATATGATTGTCTCAGCTTAATCACACAATTAATCACGCAATCAATTGGAGTAGTATTACAATTAACGTCACAATATTGTCGCTGCGATTCTAGTTGCATATTTTTTATCCTGCCCTCTAGCATGAGCGAATCACACTGACAGCATTTTCCTGGAGTTTTTCCTTCAAAAACATGGTTGCTTTAAACccaattcaatttttttttcactttccttttttttgttgttgttgttttctttggCAGGGCGGCCAGCATTTCTCTTCGTTCGGCCGACCCAGATGAGCTATTGCTATCTTCGCTTTTTTCTTTACACTTTCTGGTCTTCTGCACCTGGACGGCACTGTTACTGGATCTCTGTGACCAATGCAATTCTTTTCTACTAACAACCTTTTATTTATGATTGTCTGTAGTGGCAAATCATCCTATCCATAGGATGtttctttattaaaaacaaaaaaagtcttgtttttctttgatGTTTATAACTCTCATTCTTCCTACCAATTGGAGTTGAAGGAGCTGTTTGCTACTCCATAAAGGACTTGGGGATAGGCCCTTTGGGTATGGCCTTCTCTGGACGAGCAAGGTTGCTTCAATCAATTTCTGATATGGCTGCCGATTCTGGAGATATTccttttttaatgttgtcCCTCTGCAGtgtatttaattttttagCCCTGGCCACCATGCTTGCTTAACATGAGAGtttaactagatttcttgggaACAATACTCTTCTAAACCAGCCTTTTGATTGCAAACTTGTT contains the following coding sequences:
- the LOC5506730 gene encoding F-box only protein 47 — protein: MAANICKFMRSVKHYKTRRTNNKKTQNGGRKEFGAFGIFSLIPQEMCFRVYAALPLVELGNLALTSRALRDSVLFYLHTKQGIVSIVPRLLDVPSRIEDELKGTDLAGKAIQYMTHFGELGILTKRVSCLLSTKERLREVGIILDKLKDTHMEICLQFGSDFAYSCYGEFLHVFVAGWEDDEKLRAYQAIKAGASCLDERMHKVLHTAPGSHPWFERYIRVFCREIFLDKASDRQEKLFWLTSILKPWPIVCKARLLYIIYGPVFNESGFINWDIMTTCPTFYGVEDAVLRELSEALEILDTEHSSKWNEDDLVSVIEELTAIPSDWCLENIAKMLKLCGDSISFAVLGSKAVNGRVHELSYLGYYTAQAAGHDDMVNGKGRKIESFMSLIKRLLATMPGYKNKISFATSLFNVWEENVLTLAEEMQIAGAGRDESPEEQEQALISTVHSLSRVAAFLLKDSIL
- the LOC5506734 gene encoding junctophilin-1; protein product: MGASTSKSPSPLEPQDDFTKIDNYTGSYKDGKRHGYGVYYFANGDIYDGQWRKGRKEGYGKYVFAKGESNIGWFYRDEYVGKEPNKKLRRKMKKRNMSIDEEGPDPIPRDSSLVHTETTNIQGADSDKEDDSIPKLKDPTGLDFRRAESVRRQKFYRAKYNIPDKNSPGNGCEARDSVRAKWGLSRSKPNSNASFKDKSKTYAKDPKLLTAEEEAEERRKSKRLRESIRAKYKLRS